One Melitaea cinxia chromosome 20, ilMelCinx1.1, whole genome shotgun sequence DNA segment encodes these proteins:
- the LOC123663483 gene encoding apyrase-like, with amino-acid sequence MSVVLVILLTISVVKTQNSDGLFELNIVHYNDFHAHFDEILPTGSPCNPTVGDCIGGFSRLYTAIRQAMEDEPDSLLLNAGDTFQGTIWYNFLRWNVSQHFMNMLPHDAHVLGNHEFDHGIEGLLPYLEKLESPMLGANVNTTFEPEMAPYVKNHIVVQRNGRDIGIIGVLLRTFSAPIGRIIMEDELEAINREADLLTAQGVDIIIVLSHVGYNSDISLAERVSSNVDIIVGGHSHTLLYTGEAPDGSQPIGNYPTVVTQANGHRIPIVQAAAYTRYLGDIKLFIDEAGNVISWQGQPIYLGTSIVKDPHMEALLEPWRQEVDAVGKEVLGRAIVPLRRGCYRGECNVVSWACDGLIDEMVQYANADAWGGVDVCLMNAGGVRAHLGFGEITTEALLMVFPFENNIQMYDLEGKYILEALEFSVGVSQNDPTNFYSSRLLQLGGLRMVVNATAPAGSRVSAAVRCVRCAVPRYEPLRPDAVYRVLSQSYIGDGGGGYTMLSQNRKNLVTLDLDYVMLQRYMHRQRTFFKDLDGRIQIVY; translated from the exons ATGTCAGTAGTGTTGGTGATTCTTTTAACTATAAGCGTTGTTAAGACGCAAAATAGCGATGGTTTATTTGAGCTGAATATAGTTCACTATAACGACTTCCATGCACA TTTTGACGAAATCCTGCCGACTGGTTCACCATGCAACCCAACGGTCGGAGACTGCATCGGAGGTTTCTCGCGCCTCTACACCGCCATCAGACAGGCAATGGAAGATGAACCTGACTCGCTGTTACTTAATGCCGGAGACACCTTTCAAGGCACCATTTGGTATAACTTCCTGCGATGGAATGTCAGTCAACATTTTATGAATATGTTGCCGCATGATGCTCAT GTTCTTGGTAATCACGAGTTCGACCACGGCATTGAAGGTCTACTGCCGTACTTGGAGAAGCTGGAGTCTCCCATGTTGGGTGCCAACGTGAACACGACCTTCGAGCCTGAGATGGCGCCATACGTGAAAAACCACATCGTTGTCCAGCGGAACGGACGCGACATTGGCATTATTGGTGTACTATTGCGCACA TTTTCAGCACCCATCGGACGCATTATAATGGAAGATGAGTTGGAAGCGATTAACCGAGAGGCGGACTTACTGACTGCACAGGGAGTTGACATCATCATAGTGCTGTCCCACGTAGGATACAACTCAGATAT ATCACTGGCAGAGCGTGTCTCTTCGAACGTGGATATTATAGTGGGGGGCCACTCGCACACGCTACTGTACACTGGTGAGGCTCCGGACGGCTCACAACCTATTGGCAACTACCCTACTGTTGTTACTCAAGCTAATGGACATAGG ATACCAATCGTGCAAGCGGCAGCGTATACTCGGTACCTGGGCGACATTAAATTGTTTATAGACGAGGCTGGTAATGTTATATCTTGGCAAGGACAACCGATATACCTCGGAACATCTATCGTAAAAG ATCCACACATGGAGGCCCTGTTAGAACCATGGAGGCAAGAAGTGGACGCGGTGGGCAAGGAGGTACTAGGACGCGCAATCGTGCCACTGCGCCGGGGCTGCTACCGGGGCGAGTGTAATGTTGTCAGCTGGGCCTGCGATGGACTCATCGATGAG ATGGTGCAGTACGCGAATGCAGATGCATGGGGCGGTGTCGACGTGTGTCTGATGAACGCGGGCGGCGTGCGCGCTCACTTGGGTTTCGGTG aAATAACAACCGAGGCATTACTCATGGTGTTTCCATTCGAGAATAACATCCAAATGTACGATCTGGAAGGAAAGTATATCTTAGAAGCACTGGAATTCTCAGTAGGAGTGTCGCAAAACGATCCTACCAACTTCTACAGTTCGCGTCTGTTGCAGTTAGGTG GTCTGCGCATGGTGGTGAACGCCACCGCGCCGGCGGGGTCGCGCGTGTCGGCGGCGGtgcgctgcgtgcgctgcgccGTGCCGCGCTACGAGCCGCTGCGGCCGGACGCCGTGTACCGCGTGCTCTCGCAGAGCTACATCGGCGACGGCGGAGGTGGATACACG aTGCTGTCACAGAATAGAAAGAACCTTGTGACTCTAGATTTGGACTATGTCATGCTGCAGCGGTACATGCACCGACAACGCACTTTCTTCAAAGACTTGGACGGACGCATTCAAATTGTATATTAA